From a single Kitasatospora sp. NBC_00458 genomic region:
- a CDS encoding aspartate-semialdehyde dehydrogenase — protein sequence MTRRPNLAVVGATGAVGEVLLGLLSLRQDIWGEIRLVASPRTAGRKQTVRGEPVEVLPLTEEAFDGIDVALFDVPEDVSARWAPVAAAKGVVVVDNSGAFRLDETVPLVVPEVNAAAVRMRSRGIVASPDSSTLAMIAAIGALHAEYGLAALVVASYQAASGVGRAGADALRGQLALVAGTEVGEQTGDLRAVIADHGPFAAPLALNAVPWAGTLTDGGWSSEERTVRDESRKILGLPGLKVSATCVRIPVVRTHAVAVHAVFEREVTQEHAQQILRDAPGVVLYDDPAAGEFPTPNDAVGTDPVWVGRVRRALDDPTALDLFLCGDNLRKGAALNALQIAELVAGELAL from the coding sequence ATGACCCGGCGGCCGAACCTCGCCGTCGTCGGCGCCACCGGCGCGGTCGGCGAGGTGCTGCTCGGCCTGCTCTCCCTCCGTCAGGACATCTGGGGCGAGATCCGTCTCGTCGCCTCCCCGCGCACGGCCGGCCGCAAGCAGACCGTGCGCGGGGAACCCGTCGAGGTGCTCCCGCTCACCGAGGAGGCCTTCGACGGCATCGACGTCGCACTGTTCGACGTGCCCGAGGACGTCTCCGCCCGGTGGGCGCCGGTCGCGGCCGCCAAGGGCGTCGTGGTGGTCGACAACTCCGGGGCGTTCCGGCTGGACGAGACCGTCCCGCTGGTCGTGCCCGAGGTCAACGCGGCGGCGGTGCGGATGCGTTCGCGGGGCATCGTGGCCAGCCCCGACTCCAGCACGCTCGCGATGATCGCGGCGATCGGCGCGCTGCACGCCGAGTACGGGCTCGCCGCACTGGTCGTCGCCTCGTACCAGGCCGCCTCCGGCGTGGGCCGGGCCGGCGCGGACGCGCTGCGCGGGCAGCTCGCGCTGGTGGCCGGCACCGAGGTCGGCGAACAGACCGGCGACCTGCGCGCGGTGATCGCCGACCACGGCCCGTTCGCCGCCCCGCTGGCGCTCAACGCGGTGCCGTGGGCCGGCACGCTGACCGACGGCGGCTGGTCCTCCGAGGAGCGGACGGTGCGGGACGAGTCCCGCAAGATCCTCGGCCTGCCCGGGCTCAAGGTGTCCGCCACCTGCGTCCGCATCCCGGTGGTGCGCACCCACGCGGTCGCCGTGCACGCGGTCTTCGAGCGCGAGGTCACCCAGGAGCACGCCCAGCAGATCCTCCGGGACGCCCCCGGCGTGGTGCTGTACGACGACCCGGCGGCCGGTGAGTTCCCCACGCCGAACGACGCCGTCGGGACCGACCCGGTGTGGGTCGGCCGGGTGCGGCGGGCGCTGGACGACCCGACGGCGCTGGACCTCTTCCTCTGCGGGGACAACCTGCGCAAGGGCGCGGCGCTGAACGCGCTGCAGATCGCCGAGCTGGTGGCGGGCGAACTCGCCCTCTGA
- a CDS encoding serine hydrolase domain-containing protein, whose protein sequence is MKVRAGAAALVAGMCAMAVSGLLPTAAVAAERASAAPPAGLRAAVEQTVADGFPAAVAYTRQGERESRTAAGLADTATGERARPDQRFRIASNTKSFVSTVLLQLEGEGRLSLDDSVEKWLPGVVRGNGNDGDAITVRHLLNHTSGIYDPTDEPEFFAPYLEHHEWGYVYTPREVIARAVRHAPSFERPGDGWAYSNTNYLLAGLVIEAVTHHSAPSEIHRRILAPLGLRNTSFPVTDPDIRGPHLHGYDLTGRDVTRFSPSYDWTAGAMISTVDDLARFHRALFGGRLLRPAQQRELLTTVQFGRGPAYGLGVQRREVACGTGPDAKRVSTWATDGGGPGFTSMSLSTVDGERQLVLALNVYDLGADLKDEVPVPLGPGAAQVQTAALCD, encoded by the coding sequence GTGAAGGTACGCGCGGGGGCCGCAGCACTGGTGGCGGGAATGTGCGCGATGGCGGTGTCGGGACTCCTCCCGACGGCCGCGGTGGCGGCGGAGCGGGCGTCGGCCGCGCCGCCCGCCGGCCTCAGGGCGGCCGTCGAGCAGACGGTCGCGGACGGCTTCCCGGCCGCCGTCGCGTACACCAGGCAGGGGGAGCGGGAGTCACGGACGGCGGCCGGGCTCGCCGACACCGCGACCGGCGAGCGGGCCCGGCCGGACCAGCGGTTCCGGATCGCCAGCAACACCAAGTCGTTCGTCTCGACGGTGCTCCTGCAGCTGGAGGGCGAAGGGCGGCTCTCGCTCGACGACAGCGTGGAGAAGTGGCTGCCCGGCGTGGTCCGCGGCAACGGCAACGACGGCGACGCCATCACCGTCCGGCACCTGCTCAACCACACCTCGGGCATCTACGACCCCACCGACGAGCCGGAGTTCTTCGCTCCCTACCTGGAGCACCACGAGTGGGGCTACGTCTACACCCCGCGGGAGGTGATCGCCCGCGCGGTCCGGCACGCGCCGTCGTTCGAGCGGCCCGGTGACGGCTGGGCGTACTCCAACACCAACTACCTGCTCGCCGGGCTGGTGATCGAGGCGGTCACCCACCACAGCGCGCCCTCCGAGATCCACCGGCGGATCCTCGCCCCGCTCGGCCTCAGGAACACCTCCTTCCCGGTGACCGACCCGGACATCCGCGGCCCCCACCTGCACGGGTACGACCTCACGGGTCGGGACGTGACCAGGTTCAGCCCGTCGTACGACTGGACCGCCGGTGCCATGATCTCCACGGTCGACGACCTGGCCCGGTTCCACCGGGCCCTGTTCGGCGGCAGGCTGCTGCGCCCGGCCCAGCAGCGTGAACTGTTGACCACGGTGCAGTTCGGCCGTGGACCGGCGTACGGACTCGGTGTGCAGCGCAGGGAGGTGGCCTGCGGCACGGGCCCGGACGCCAAGCGGGTCAGCACCTGGGCGACCGACGGGGGCGGTCCCGGCTTCACGAGCATGTCGCTCAGCACCGTCGACGGCGAGCGGCAGCTGGTCCTGGCCCTCAACGTCTACGACCTCGGCGCGGACCTGAAGGACGAGGTGCCCGTCCCGCTGGGCCCGGGAGCGGCGCAGGTGCAGACGGCGGCCCTGTGCGACTGA
- a CDS encoding nuclear transport factor 2 family protein, protein MNAMQPADLQKLAERYLAAWNETDPAARRKLIDEVWAADCRYTDPLAAVTGREGVDALIGAAQGQFPGLEFTLGPVDAHHDIARFTWNLGPAGEEPLVIGFDVLVAEADGRIASVHGFLDRVPGA, encoded by the coding sequence ATGAACGCCATGCAGCCCGCCGACCTCCAGAAGCTCGCCGAGCGGTACCTCGCCGCCTGGAACGAGACCGACCCGGCCGCCCGCCGGAAGCTGATCGACGAGGTGTGGGCGGCGGACTGCCGGTACACCGACCCGCTGGCCGCGGTCACCGGCCGCGAGGGCGTCGACGCCCTGATCGGCGCGGCCCAGGGGCAGTTCCCCGGACTGGAGTTCACCCTCGGCCCGGTCGACGCGCACCACGACATCGCCCGGTTCACCTGGAACCTGGGGCCGGCCGGGGAGGAGCCGCTGGTGATCGGCTTCGACGTGCTGGTCGCCGAAGCCGACGGCCGGATCGCCTCGGTGCACGGCTTCCTGGACCGCGTCCCCGGCGCCTGA
- a CDS encoding NUDIX hydrolase produces the protein MLHQLPDILTNPPRRRHGHQALILNRDGALLLIGRSHTSGLHLPGGDAERDELPHLAARRHTETQTGLVLPLRSILATDHTEAALLPEALTFIHWGGRLTSAQEGIVARHRPPHTVTAVHWLHRAQLLDAMPPDHYRRTTQALDALTRGAHLPLLLRGTPAD, from the coding sequence TTGCTGCACCAACTCCCCGACATCCTGACCAACCCGCCCCGCCGCCGCCACGGCCACCAGGCCCTCATCCTCAACCGCGACGGCGCCCTCCTCCTCATCGGCCGCTCCCACACCTCCGGCCTCCACCTCCCCGGCGGCGACGCCGAACGCGACGAACTCCCCCACCTCGCCGCCCGCCGACACACCGAGACCCAGACCGGCCTCGTCCTCCCCCTCCGCTCGATCCTCGCCACCGACCACACCGAAGCCGCCCTCCTCCCCGAAGCCCTCACCTTCATCCACTGGGGCGGCCGCCTCACCTCCGCACAGGAAGGCATCGTCGCCCGCCACCGCCCGCCCCACACCGTCACCGCCGTCCACTGGCTCCACCGCGCCCAACTCCTCGACGCCATGCCCCCCGACCACTACCGCCGCACCACCCAGGCCCTCGACGCCCTCACCAGAGGCGCCCACCTCCCCCTCCTCCTCCGCGGCACCCCCGCCGACTAG
- a CDS encoding MFS transporter: MSTTLTTRPNATGTDGSAATGNPRGLLAVVLTATFMTALDVFVVNVAIPSLQTDLRAGPAAVQWVVAGFGLAIAAGLVTAGRLGDRYGRRRVFALGLALFTLASAACGLAPTAGALVGARVAQGLSAALMGPQVLAILRTSFSGAAQARAFALYGLTMGLGAVFGQLIGGVLIRADLFGLDWRSCFLINLPVGLAALALVRRCLPESRAPQRPGLDPVGVLLVTTALTGLVLPLIQGREAGWPLWTRLCLAGSTALLAVFAVHQHRTGRSGSPLVDTRLFRSRAFTTGLLAQLAFWLGQASFFLVLALYLQPGRGLDALGAGLVFTAIGAGYLITSTTVHRFVARLGRQTIALGGLLMAAGLGLLGLAVHAAGDTGSVWWLAPGLFVDGLGMGLVIAPVTSMVLAGVEPRLAGSAAGVLATVQQVAGALGIALIGLLYYGAADPATAFGRSIGALAVLELLLVGLVQLLPRRTA; encoded by the coding sequence TTGAGCACCACCCTCACCACCCGCCCGAACGCCACCGGGACCGACGGGAGCGCCGCCACCGGAAACCCCCGGGGCCTGCTGGCGGTCGTCCTTACCGCCACCTTCATGACCGCCCTCGACGTCTTCGTCGTCAACGTCGCCATACCCTCCCTCCAGACCGATCTGAGAGCCGGGCCCGCCGCCGTCCAGTGGGTGGTCGCCGGCTTCGGCCTGGCCATCGCCGCCGGCCTGGTCACGGCCGGACGGCTCGGCGACCGCTACGGCCGCCGCCGGGTGTTCGCCCTCGGCCTGGCCCTGTTCACGCTCGCCTCCGCCGCCTGCGGCCTCGCCCCGACGGCGGGCGCGCTGGTCGGCGCCCGGGTCGCCCAGGGGCTCTCGGCCGCACTGATGGGTCCGCAGGTGCTGGCGATCCTGCGGACCTCGTTCAGCGGTGCGGCGCAGGCCCGGGCGTTCGCGCTGTACGGGCTGACCATGGGCCTGGGCGCCGTGTTCGGCCAGCTGATCGGCGGCGTACTGATCCGCGCCGACCTGTTCGGCCTGGACTGGCGCAGCTGCTTCCTGATCAACCTGCCGGTCGGCCTGGCCGCGCTGGCCCTGGTCCGCCGCTGCCTGCCGGAGTCCCGCGCCCCGCAGCGGCCCGGCCTGGACCCGGTGGGCGTGCTGCTGGTCACCACCGCGCTGACCGGCCTGGTGCTGCCGCTGATCCAGGGCCGCGAGGCGGGCTGGCCGCTCTGGACCCGGCTCTGCCTGGCCGGCTCGACCGCCCTGCTGGCCGTCTTCGCGGTGCACCAGCACCGGACCGGCCGGTCCGGCTCGCCGCTGGTCGACACCCGGCTCTTCCGCTCCCGCGCCTTCACCACCGGGCTGCTCGCCCAGCTCGCCTTCTGGCTCGGCCAGGCCTCCTTCTTCCTGGTGCTCGCGCTCTACCTGCAGCCGGGCCGCGGCCTGGACGCGCTCGGGGCCGGTCTGGTCTTCACCGCGATCGGCGCCGGCTACCTGATCACCTCGACCACCGTGCACCGCTTCGTCGCCCGGCTCGGCCGGCAGACGATCGCCCTGGGCGGGCTGCTGATGGCCGCCGGACTCGGGCTGCTCGGGCTCGCCGTGCACGCCGCCGGGGACACCGGCAGCGTCTGGTGGCTGGCGCCCGGCCTGTTCGTGGACGGTCTCGGGATGGGCCTGGTGATCGCCCCGGTGACCTCGATGGTGCTGGCCGGCGTCGAGCCGCGGCTGGCCGGTTCGGCGGCGGGCGTGCTCGCCACCGTCCAGCAGGTCGCGGGGGCGCTGGGCATCGCGCTGATCGGCCTCCTCTACTACGGCGCCGCCGACCCGGCCACGGCGTTCGGGCGCAGCATCGGCGCGCTGGCGGTGCTGGAGCTGCTGCTGGTGGGTCTGGTGCAGCTGCTGCCCCGCCGGACGGCCTGA
- a CDS encoding helix-turn-helix transcriptional regulator, with protein sequence MGMLYGREREQAAVDALLDGARDGRSGVLVLCGEPGIGKTALLDHAVAAAGDAFRVVRATGVEYEAELPFAGLSLLLAPGLDRIPALPAPQRRSLEAAFGLGEGGGAPADRLLTGLATLGLLAELAAEQPLLCVVDDVQWLDRASLDALLLAARRLQAEGVALLLALRDAGPAGGGAAGPAARGGADALPSAGLPVLRLGGLAAPDAERLLDARVGGGPAADGIRRRLLAEAAGNPLALVELPFTEAESEAGGLALTSRLQIAFHGQVTGLPPATQTLLLVAAAEENGELDVVLAAATALGVGADALAPAEQAGLVAVGAGRRLAFRHPLLRAAVLQRAPHQQRSAAHRAIGGALEDGDRRTWHLVLAAAGPDADLADALERAAVRAESRGAHGGAAAAYERAARLTPDRDGATRRLVLAAEAATEEGKLEQAEELADRARARTDSVFAHALLDQVRAVAHFWRGDYPAAYRLLLNAAATDIEPSHAARMLLQAFHAAWYAGEEEVAAVLDRMAALPLAAEEPLAPLARHLPAAVLPALGRPADPVPALRDTVEAARQAGAESPGDLVQLCGAALILGRDAETLSLAAELVAEARAKGVVGVLPTLQFFLAEAELFHGRHRDAEVTASEALTLARDTGQHQWSSQLAALLACVAALGGADDRCVELAGAALVSGSSAPAAGAPWAQWALGLLDLGRGRASVAADRLHALTTGPYRHHVGATRAVPDLVEAAVRLGEPERAAEPYERFARWAGAAAAGTAGAPWAEALRLRCQALLGPDELAESAYLAALALHEGANRPFEQARTALLYGEWLRRERRRTDARPHLGAALETFERLGAGPWADRARAELTATGGAAPAPVEAAPGVLTALTPQELQIARLAARGMTNRDIAAQLFLSPRTVGHHLYKAYPKLGIASRTELAALF encoded by the coding sequence ATGGGGATGCTGTACGGGCGGGAACGGGAGCAGGCCGCGGTCGACGCACTGCTCGACGGGGCGCGGGACGGTCGCAGCGGGGTGCTGGTGCTGTGCGGCGAACCGGGCATCGGCAAGACGGCGCTGCTGGACCACGCGGTCGCGGCGGCCGGTGACGCGTTCCGGGTGGTCCGGGCGACCGGGGTCGAGTACGAGGCCGAACTCCCCTTCGCCGGGCTGAGTCTGCTGCTGGCGCCCGGACTTGACCGGATCCCCGCGCTGCCCGCGCCGCAACGGCGTTCGCTGGAGGCCGCGTTCGGGCTGGGGGAGGGCGGCGGCGCACCCGCCGACCGGCTGCTCACCGGGCTGGCGACGCTCGGGCTGCTCGCCGAACTGGCCGCCGAGCAGCCGCTGTTGTGCGTGGTCGACGACGTGCAGTGGCTGGACCGCGCCTCGCTGGACGCGCTGCTGCTCGCGGCCCGCCGGCTCCAGGCGGAGGGTGTCGCCCTGCTGCTCGCCCTCCGGGACGCGGGCCCGGCCGGGGGCGGCGCGGCCGGGCCCGCGGCCCGGGGCGGCGCTGACGCCCTGCCGTCGGCCGGGCTCCCGGTGCTCCGCCTGGGCGGACTCGCCGCCCCGGACGCCGAACGGCTGCTCGACGCCCGCGTCGGCGGCGGGCCCGCCGCCGACGGCATCCGCCGACGACTGCTCGCCGAGGCCGCCGGGAACCCGCTCGCCCTCGTCGAACTCCCCTTCACGGAAGCCGAGTCGGAAGCCGGCGGGCTGGCGCTCACCAGTCGGCTGCAGATCGCCTTCCACGGTCAGGTCACCGGGCTGCCGCCGGCCACCCAGACGCTGCTCCTGGTCGCCGCCGCGGAGGAGAACGGCGAACTCGACGTCGTCCTGGCGGCCGCCACCGCCCTCGGGGTCGGAGCGGACGCGCTGGCGCCCGCCGAGCAGGCCGGACTGGTCGCCGTCGGGGCCGGCCGCCGGCTCGCCTTCCGGCACCCGCTGCTGCGCGCGGCCGTCCTCCAGCGGGCGCCGCACCAGCAGCGGTCGGCCGCCCACCGGGCCATCGGCGGGGCGCTGGAGGACGGCGACCGCCGTACCTGGCACCTCGTCCTCGCCGCCGCCGGACCGGACGCCGACCTCGCCGACGCCCTCGAACGCGCCGCCGTCCGGGCCGAGTCCCGTGGCGCCCACGGCGGCGCGGCGGCCGCGTACGAGCGGGCCGCCCGGCTCACCCCGGACCGCGACGGCGCCACCCGGCGGCTGGTGCTCGCCGCCGAAGCGGCCACCGAGGAAGGCAAGTTGGAGCAGGCCGAGGAGCTGGCCGACCGGGCCAGGGCCCGCACCGACAGCGTCTTCGCGCACGCGCTGCTCGACCAGGTCCGGGCCGTCGCGCACTTCTGGCGGGGCGACTACCCGGCCGCCTACCGGCTGCTGCTGAACGCGGCCGCCACCGACATCGAGCCCTCGCACGCGGCGCGGATGCTGCTCCAGGCGTTCCACGCGGCCTGGTACGCGGGCGAGGAGGAGGTGGCCGCCGTGCTCGACCGGATGGCGGCCCTGCCGCTCGCCGCGGAGGAGCCGCTCGCCCCGCTGGCCCGCCACCTGCCGGCCGCCGTCCTGCCCGCGCTGGGCCGCCCGGCGGATCCGGTGCCCGCGCTCCGCGACACCGTCGAGGCGGCCCGCCAGGCCGGTGCGGAGAGCCCGGGCGACCTCGTCCAGCTGTGCGGCGCGGCGCTGATCCTCGGCCGCGACGCCGAAACCCTGTCCCTGGCGGCTGAGTTGGTGGCGGAGGCCCGGGCCAAGGGCGTCGTCGGGGTGCTGCCGACGCTGCAGTTCTTCCTCGCCGAGGCGGAGCTGTTCCACGGCCGGCACCGCGACGCCGAGGTCACCGCCAGCGAGGCGCTCACCCTCGCCCGGGACACCGGGCAGCACCAGTGGAGCAGCCAGCTGGCGGCCCTGCTGGCGTGCGTCGCCGCGCTCGGCGGCGCCGACGACCGGTGCGTCGAGCTGGCCGGTGCGGCGCTCGTCTCCGGGTCGTCCGCCCCGGCCGCCGGAGCGCCCTGGGCGCAGTGGGCGCTGGGGCTGCTGGACCTGGGGCGGGGCCGGGCGTCGGTCGCCGCCGACCGGCTGCACGCGCTCACCACCGGCCCGTACCGGCACCACGTCGGGGCGACCCGGGCGGTGCCCGACCTGGTCGAGGCGGCCGTGCGGCTGGGCGAGCCGGAGCGGGCCGCCGAGCCGTACGAGCGGTTCGCCCGCTGGGCGGGGGCCGCGGCGGCCGGGACGGCGGGGGCGCCCTGGGCGGAGGCGCTGCGGTTGCGCTGCCAGGCACTCCTCGGGCCGGACGAGCTGGCCGAGTCCGCGTACCTGGCGGCGCTCGCCCTGCACGAGGGGGCGAACCGGCCGTTCGAACAGGCCAGGACGGCGCTGCTGTACGGCGAGTGGCTGCGCCGGGAGCGGCGGCGGACGGACGCCCGGCCGCACCTGGGCGCGGCACTGGAGACCTTCGAGCGGCTCGGCGCCGGGCCCTGGGCGGACCGGGCCCGCGCCGAGCTGACGGCCACCGGGGGCGCGGCCCCGGCGCCCGTGGAGGCGGCGCCGGGCGTGCTCACCGCGCTCACGCCGCAGGAGCTGCAGATCGCCCGGTTGGCCGCCCGGGGGATGACCAACCGGGACATCGCGGCGCAGCTGTTCCTCAGCCCCCGGACCGTGGGGCACCACCTCTACAAGGCCTACCCGAAGCTGGGCATCGCCTCCCGGACGGAGCTGGCGGCGCTGTTCTGA
- a CDS encoding SigE family RNA polymerase sigma factor, translating to MTAVAPGAADSGAGTAAGASEDLLTETYQAHYRSLLRLAALLLDDLSTCEDVVQEAFIRVHAARRRVREPEKTLAYLRQTVVNLSRSTLRRRILGLRLLPKPMPDMASAEEGAYDALERDQLKAALRGLQRRQREVLVLRYFVDMTEAQVAETLGISLGSVKAYGSRGIAALRVQMEAGHG from the coding sequence ATGACGGCAGTCGCACCAGGCGCCGCGGACTCCGGCGCCGGCACCGCCGCGGGTGCCAGCGAGGATCTGCTCACCGAGACCTACCAGGCCCACTACCGTTCCCTGTTGAGGCTGGCCGCGTTGCTCCTCGACGACCTCTCGACCTGTGAGGACGTCGTCCAGGAGGCGTTCATCCGGGTGCACGCCGCCCGGCGGCGGGTGCGCGAGCCGGAGAAGACCCTCGCCTACCTGCGGCAGACCGTGGTCAACCTGTCCCGCTCGACGCTGCGGCGCAGGATCCTCGGGCTGAGGCTGCTGCCGAAGCCCATGCCTGACATGGCCAGCGCAGAAGAAGGAGCCTACGATGCGCTGGAGCGTGACCAGTTGAAGGCCGCGCTACGGGGTCTGCAACGCCGTCAGCGGGAGGTTCTGGTGTTGCGCTACTTCGTGGACATGACGGAGGCACAGGTCGCGGAGACCCTGGGCATCTCGCTGGGGTCGGTGAAGGCGTACGGCTCACGCGGGATCGCCGCGCTGCGGGTCCAGATGGAGGCCGGGCATGGCTGA
- a CDS encoding S9 family peptidase, translating into MSEEKSAVPAWEQRFRAARVSLPDWAEDAPDRALYVSNASGTYEIYAWDRATDTHRRVTDRPNGTTDAELSPDGEWIWWFDDSDGDEFGIWRRQPFGGRPEGATGPDEEAVPGLAPSYEAGLALGRDGTVVVGRSTDEDGTTLHLRRPGAAEPVEIYRHAEYGGVGDLSHDGTLLAIDHTEHGDAMHGAIRVVRLSDGATVAELDEVTGHAEPRGVACMGFAPVDGDTRLLVAQQRTGRWEPVIWDVATGVETALPLRDEQGRELPGDVSAQWRPGGRSLLVEHEYEARSELFSFDLDGASDALTRLDTPRGTVSGATARPDGTVEFLWSSAAQPSAVRSTAGTVVLRAPGAVPPGSVPVEDVWVDGPGGRVHALVQRPSGAGPADGPFPTVFEVHGGPTHHDSDSFAAGPAAWLDHGFAVVRVNYRGSTGYGQAWTDALRERVGLIELEDIAAVREWAVASGLADPDRLVLSGGSWGGYLTLLGLGAQPDLWSLGVAAVPVADYLTAYDDEMEALKAIDRTLFGGTPEEVPERWHASSPLTYVEQVRVPVYISAGVNDPRCPIRQIDNYVGRLEKLDKVHEVYRYDAGHGSLVVDERIKQLRLEIDFVRRHLGAGAVGEDRAGTKERDGGNV; encoded by the coding sequence ATGAGCGAGGAGAAGAGCGCCGTTCCGGCGTGGGAGCAGCGGTTCAGGGCGGCACGGGTCTCCCTGCCGGACTGGGCGGAGGACGCCCCCGACCGGGCGCTGTACGTGTCCAACGCGAGCGGGACCTACGAGATCTACGCCTGGGACCGCGCCACCGACACCCACCGGCGGGTCACCGACCGTCCGAACGGCACCACCGACGCCGAGCTGTCCCCCGACGGCGAGTGGATCTGGTGGTTCGACGACAGCGACGGCGACGAGTTCGGCATCTGGCGGCGCCAGCCCTTCGGCGGCCGTCCCGAGGGCGCGACCGGCCCCGACGAGGAGGCCGTCCCCGGCCTCGCCCCCTCCTACGAGGCGGGCCTGGCCCTCGGCCGGGACGGCACCGTCGTGGTCGGCCGGTCCACCGACGAGGACGGCACCACCCTGCACCTGCGCCGCCCCGGCGCGGCCGAGCCGGTCGAGATCTACCGGCACGCGGAGTACGGCGGCGTCGGCGACCTCAGCCACGACGGCACCCTGCTGGCCATCGACCACACCGAGCACGGCGACGCGATGCACGGGGCGATCCGGGTCGTCCGCCTCTCCGACGGCGCGACCGTCGCCGAACTGGACGAGGTCACCGGGCACGCGGAGCCGCGCGGGGTGGCCTGCATGGGCTTCGCCCCGGTGGACGGCGACACCCGGCTGCTGGTCGCCCAGCAGCGCACGGGCCGCTGGGAGCCGGTGATCTGGGACGTCGCGACCGGCGTCGAGACCGCGCTGCCGCTCCGCGACGAGCAGGGCCGCGAACTGCCCGGCGACGTCTCCGCCCAGTGGCGCCCCGGGGGCCGTTCCCTGCTGGTCGAGCACGAGTACGAGGCGCGCAGCGAGCTGTTCTCGTTCGACCTCGACGGCGCGAGCGACGCGCTGACCCGCCTGGACACCCCGCGCGGCACGGTCAGCGGCGCGACCGCCCGGCCCGACGGCACGGTGGAGTTCCTCTGGTCCTCCGCCGCCCAGCCGTCCGCCGTCCGCTCCACCGCCGGCACCGTGGTGCTGCGCGCGCCCGGCGCGGTGCCGCCCGGCTCGGTCCCGGTCGAGGACGTCTGGGTGGACGGCCCCGGCGGCCGGGTGCACGCGCTGGTCCAGCGGCCGTCCGGCGCCGGTCCGGCGGACGGGCCGTTCCCGACCGTCTTCGAGGTCCACGGCGGCCCGACCCACCACGACAGCGACTCCTTCGCCGCCGGCCCGGCCGCCTGGCTGGACCACGGCTTCGCGGTGGTCCGGGTCAACTACCGCGGTTCCACCGGCTACGGCCAGGCCTGGACGGACGCGCTGCGCGAGCGGGTCGGCCTGATCGAGCTGGAGGACATCGCCGCCGTCCGGGAGTGGGCGGTGGCGAGCGGGCTGGCCGACCCGGACCGGCTGGTGCTGTCCGGCGGCTCCTGGGGCGGCTACCTCACCCTGCTCGGCCTCGGCGCGCAGCCGGACCTCTGGAGCCTCGGCGTCGCCGCCGTCCCCGTCGCGGACTACCTGACCGCGTACGACGACGAGATGGAGGCGCTGAAGGCGATCGACCGCACGCTCTTCGGCGGCACGCCGGAGGAGGTGCCCGAGCGCTGGCACGCCTCCTCGCCGCTGACGTACGTGGAGCAGGTGCGGGTCCCGGTCTACATCAGCGCCGGTGTGAACGACCCGCGCTGCCCGATCCGGCAGATCGACAACTACGTCGGGCGGCTGGAGAAGCTCGACAAGGTGCACGAGGTCTACCGGTACGACGCCGGGCACGGCTCGCTGGTCGTGGACGAGCGGATCAAGCAGCTCCGGCTGGAGATCGACTTCGTCCGGCGGCACCTCGGGGCGGGCGCCGTCGGAGAGGACCGGGCGGGGACGAAGGAGAGGGACGGGGGGAACGTGTGA
- a CDS encoding SURF1 family protein has protein sequence MYRFLLTPRWLSGTALAVAAVAVCVWLGSWQLGRFEDKVSSHQEISRSVNDTGAPRPLGEVLGADRPQVTTDTVGRPVTVTGTFDREHQLLVPNRVLDGRQGYYVLTPLRTPDGRTVAVVRGWAAGAPEAGTSAAGESAAESPAAESTALAAPPGEVTVTGRLQAGETSGSGGAVAGGLPEGQLGTINRAALVNKLSYEGWYDGWVSADAAPAGLTPVPTVQPQGGNGLSLRAFQNLGYTLEWFVFGGFVVFMWFRLLRREAEAEQDRALGLDPVLD, from the coding sequence GTGTACCGGTTCCTCCTCACCCCGCGCTGGCTGAGCGGCACCGCGTTGGCCGTCGCGGCCGTCGCGGTGTGCGTCTGGCTCGGCTCCTGGCAGCTCGGCCGGTTCGAGGACAAGGTCTCCTCGCACCAGGAGATCAGCCGGTCGGTGAACGACACCGGTGCCCCCCGGCCGCTCGGCGAGGTGCTCGGTGCCGACCGGCCGCAGGTCACCACGGACACCGTCGGCCGTCCGGTGACGGTGACCGGGACCTTCGACCGGGAACACCAACTGCTCGTCCCCAACCGGGTGCTGGACGGCCGGCAGGGCTACTACGTGCTCACCCCGCTGCGCACCCCCGACGGCCGGACCGTCGCGGTGGTCCGCGGCTGGGCGGCCGGGGCACCCGAGGCCGGTACGTCCGCAGCCGGTGAGTCCGCCGCCGAGTCGCCCGCGGCGGAGTCCACGGCCCTGGCCGCGCCCCCCGGCGAGGTGACGGTGACCGGCCGACTGCAGGCCGGTGAGACCAGCGGCAGCGGCGGCGCGGTGGCCGGCGGGCTCCCGGAGGGGCAGCTCGGCACGATCAACCGGGCCGCACTGGTCAACAAGCTCTCCTACGAGGGCTGGTACGACGGCTGGGTGTCCGCCGACGCCGCACCGGCCGGCCTGACCCCGGTGCCGACGGTGCAGCCGCAGGGCGGCAACGGCCTGAGCCTGCGGGCGTTCCAGAACCTGGGCTACACGCTGGAGTGGTTCGTCTTCGGCGGCTTCGTGGTGTTCATGTGGTTCCGCCTGCTGCGCCGCGAAGCCGAGGCCGAGCAGGACCGGGCCCTGGGACTGGACCCGGTCCTGGACTGA